The following DNA comes from Sediminitomix flava.
CAATCACTGTATTTCCAAGTACTTTATAGCGAAACCAAACAGGAATCGAATGTACATTGGTTTGTTGTAAATCATCTGAATTGAAAGCGGCTATCGTAGCATCAGATTCAATATAGAAATACCCCAACTCTACACTCCAATCTTTGTCTTCTTTTAATCGTCCATATCGGACTAAAAAACCTGCACCTACATTTTCTTTATCGGCATAGGCATCTCCTAAAGAAGCATCTTTTTTGGCTGCTAAATTTACCACACCCTCAGCCACAACTCTCCACTTATTATGTCTCCAATAAAAACTAGCTCCTACAGAGTTGTAGTTACTAAAAAAACTAGTAGAATCTGTTGGAGAAAGACGATTTGTTTTAAAGTCTGCATCGAGTACTCCGTTCTCAATTCCTACTGCAATTGCATCTGGTTTATTGTAGTAATAATGAAATACACCAAATCGCAATTCACCATTTCTTTTAATATCATAATTTATCCCATGCGCATAAAGCGTACTTCCAGATATCTCCTGAGGAAATAAATCCCTCAACTCCACCAACATGAATTGCCCTGCTATCAACTCCCAGTGTCCAAGCTTAAATACTTCTGCTATTCCCGAAACTTGTACATCACCATCCCAAACCAACTCAGTAGGTCTAAAAATTGGGTTTGAATTAGAACCTAATCGAAGTTGAAATTTTTCAAGGTCAAGATTAAAATATACCCGATCCAAAGAAACAGGATCTCTATTAAAGTCATCACTGAACGAACTCCAACCCGAGGGTGGATATGTAGATTGCCCTGTACTAAAACGGAAACCTGCTGTAAACCATTTTTTAGGATGATACTCTGCTCCAAAACGTAACCTTACACGCTCTCGGAAACGATGTGTATCATTTTGTGTTTCATCATTTTTCGCAAAGCGCTCATTCAACATATACTCAGCACGCAAACCAACTTCTCCTTGAAAAGTAAGGTTGTTTGTCACTTCAAACTCCAATACAGGATAGCCCCAAAAAGATGTTGAATCTGAACTCAACTCAATTTGAGCTTTCAAGGCTTGAGAGTATAATATTAAAAGGAATAATAAAAGTAGTTTAGGGCTTTTCATATTGGGTTATTCTATACCAAAGTACGTGAGCATACCAGCTTTACCATACATATCAACCATTTCCTTCATCCCTTTCAATGACAATTGTAAAGCTTTAAGCTCTGCATCTATTAGCTTTCCTTCTCTCACATTGACATAAAAAACGGTGCTATTTCCTTGATTGAATTTCTGGATTTCAGCTTGACGCAAACGTTCATAATTTCCAACCATCTTCATTTGTTGACGATGAAGTGCTCTGTAGTTTTTAAAATTGGTAATGCTCAATTCCAAGTCTACCAAAAGCTGTCGATCTAAAAACTGCTTCTTCAATTCAAGTTTATCTATCGCTACCGTATTCAATTTGAGTGCAGCTCTTTCTTTGCGAAGAAATAATGGCATCGTAAGTTTTACTCCCCAATTGTAATTTTCTTGAAGGCTGTTAAAATACCATGACTCTTGCTCTCCAAATGGGTACATATATTTATAAGAAACAGAAAAATAGGGCTTAAACTGCTGCTTCAAGATTTTCCGCTGGAGTTGCTCTTGAGAAAGCATTACCTCATTTTCAAGTAGAAAAGGGTGATTCGTTTGTATATAACTCTTTAATTTTTCTAAAACCTCAGGACTTATTTGATCTAAACTTACTTGTTGAGGATATGCTTTTTCTGCTAAAATGATTGGATTTTCATCTTCATTCCATAAATGCTGAGACATTCTTAATCTTGCATTATGAAGTACAATGGCTGCATTATCTTTATCTATTTCTCTTTGCTGTACAATGATGCCCGATTCTACAGAATCAATAGCAGCTAATGCTCCTTGATTTATTCTTGCAATAATTGATTGATGTCGGAATAGAGCTAGATCGTAGGCTTTAACTAATAATTTATTTGCATTCCAAGCATAGTGCCATTCCACATAATTCTTTGCAACAGTCCAAAGCAGCTTGTTTACCTTTTTAGTTTTCTGCACTTCCGATAAACTTTGAAGTAAAGTAGCCTCCTTCTGTATCCAACTCCGCTTATCAGCCATTTCTTTTCGCCCTAAAGGGACTTCAATACCAACAAAAGACCAACCACCACCATCATTGGTTGTCAACTCAGAATTTAGCTTTGAACCATCATTTTGTTCTAAGCCCATCTTGAATTTCAAACCTTCAAAACCCGAGGGCAATTCTATGTAAGCTCCAGACTTTTGGTAAAGGGTCTTATCGTTAAATGCTTTTTCGGAAAGTGAAGCCTTTAATTTAGGGTCTAAAAAACCTCGTAGTTTCATGCCTTTCCATTTTGCTTTTTCAAGCTCAAGGTTCGCCTGCTTACCTATCGGATGATACTGAACTACCATCTGAAAAACTTCTTCAATAGAAACATGGATATCCTCCTCTTGTGCAAAGACAGAAGTAAAACCAATTGCTACAAAAAGAAGAGTATAGATAAATCTGTATATCAGTAGCTTTATTCTACTCATCCTTTTTTAGCCATTTTGGGAGCTTCATCTTTACTTTTCTGCTTAGGTGGGAATCCATTCAACTGTCTCCAGATTTCAAACCATGTAGGCACTTCATCCAACAAAATCCAAGCTTTAACCCCTAATCCCATTCGTAGTTCTGAAGGCCAAGCCTCATTCATTTCCAATGGGTCAGGAGTAACCAAGACTCTAAATTTTCCATTTTTCCCTATCACAGAATCAATTACTTTGATTTCACCACCAAAAGTCCCCACGGCAATATCTGGTCTACCATCAAATTGCATAGCTGGCCAGCCTTCAAACTGTAGGCGTACATGTCTATTTTTACCGATAAAAGGAACATCTTTCGCATCCACTTCCAATGCTACCGCTAAAGAAGGTTTATCGGGCATAAAAGTTAGTAATGGCGAACCTAATTTGACTGTCTCACCTACCCCACTCTTTTTAGCATTGATGATATACCCATTTTGAGGAGCACGTACATTCTTGTATTCTGCCCGAATTTTCAAATTGGAAAGCTCATTTCTCAACTTAATCAATGAACCTTCAGCTTCGGCCATTTCAGCAATAGCAGCAGTTTGCTCAGACTCAATCTTTGCAATTTTATCCAAAACACTAACTTGAATTGCATTATTCTCCAAGCCTAATATTTTCCTTTCATTCCTAGAGACATCCAGCTTTTTCTGCTGAACCAAAATCTTAGCTTCTGCCTTCATTCTTTTACTTTTGCTAGCCTCTAAATAGGTCAATGGAACGAGCCCACTGTCATAAAGAATTTGGTTAGAATAATATTGGCGTTCGGCATTTTCGAAGTCTACAATTCCTGCCATCCAAGCAAGACTATCACTTTCGACCTTAAAGGTTTGCTGAAGAATTTTATTTTCGTTTTGACGTAGCTTAAGAGCCAGTCCATTTCTGAGCAATTGAATTTGTTGATTATAAATATCTATTTTCTTCTTTTTGGCTTTAATAGCATCTTCCTTTGCCCCTATGACTTCTTCCTTTCTTTGGATTAACTTTGGATCAAAGAACTTATCCTTGATTTCACTAACCACCACTAAGACTTCACCTTCTTCGACATAAGAACCTTCTTGAACCAACCATTTGTCAACCCTTCCATCTATTGGAGACGGAATAATCTGAGGTCGATCTTGAGGAGACAATGCCGTAAGCTCTCCCATAGCTCTAATATTTTGTTGCCAAGGAAGAAATAACACAATAAAAGCCAATATACACACCCCCATTAGCCAATAAGAAAGTAGCTTAATAGAAGCAGGAGAGTACAAGGTTTTGAGTGAAAGATACTGCTTATTTATTGCCTCCTTTTCTCTTCGTTCCAAAGGAGATTCTGGAGATAATTCTAACATGAAATTATAGTAAAGAGTTAGTTATTTGATTGAGGTTTAAATTGGGTATTCTTTTCTGTATTTTGGAGAACCCACTCGGATTGGGCTTCTCTAAATATTGGGTTTTGAAGCATTTCTTCATAAGAGCCTTGCCCCACGATTTTGCCATCTTGCATAAACAAAATTCGGTCTGAAAGCGAAAATATGAGAGGGTCGTTCGTGATGCACATCATTGTCCAAGGATTTTCTCTATCCATGATTTTCCCTAAAACTTTCAGTTTATCATGTTTGCACATATCTTGGAAAATATCATTTAGGATAAGCATCTGAGGACGTTCAGCTATACTTCTCGCGAGCGTAATCCGTTTGGCTACACCCGCAGAATGGCGTTTTTCTGTTGCCAACATCTGAGAAAGTAATCCTTTCGGTAGTGCATTGACATATTTATCCAGATCAACACATTCTAAAGCCCAGATCACATCTTGATACGAAACTCTTGTTCGCCCCATACTGATGTTCTCCATGATTGTGCCATCAAAAACATTATCTTCCACTACATTTTTAGATACATTATCTCTTAAATGGCTCAAGTTTATATCTCGGACAGATGTGTTATTAATGATAATATTTCCTTCAAAGGAATCAACCATTCCACTGAGTACCTTCGCTAAGGTATTTTTCCCTGCACCATTATATCCAGCCACTGAAATTCTTTCTCCCGATTTTATGGACAGATTGATATCCTTTAGCACATAGCTTTTAGAATTTGGGTATTTGTAATTAAGGTTTGAAATTTCATAGAAAGCACCATTCACATCTCCTTTAGGCAAAGAGACTCCTCCTCGTTTTTCAAGAGGGAGATCTGTAACCTGTCCTATTTTTTCTACGGCAGTAAGCATGTCATAGACAGTATCCGCTCCTGCGACAAGTTTCTCCAGTGCATTTAAGACAAGAATGATAATAATTTCTGTTGCCACAAACTGCCCTAATGTAATCTTACGCTCAATCACCAACCAACTTCCCACAACTAATAACCCACCTGTGATTAATGTTCGGAAAAGAACCACACTAAAGAATTGTTGGATGATTTTGGAGAAATATTTTTTCCGATAAAACAGATAATTGTTCACAAAGTTATCCATCCGCTCTACCGAAAGATTTGAGTGTCCTGCTAATTTGAATACATAAAGCGTTCTTGCTACTTCTTCAAGCCAATGAACTACTTTGTATTTGTATTTTGAGGTTATCAATTTAGCTCTCAAACCTTGTGGTCCTGTGAATAACAAGAGTATGATTACTCCAGAGATTAGGAAAACAGTGAGTAAAATAAAGGTCGGATGATAGAAAGAGAGTAACATCAAACCAAAAATGATTTGCAAAGCTGCACCTGTCATCTCCATAAGAAGTTTTGGCAAACCCTTCTGAATGGTCAGAACATCAAAAAAGCGATTCATCAATTCTGGAGCAGACTCACCTACCAAAGACTCCATTTTCACCCTAGGCAACCTAAAACTCATTTCAAAAGCAGCCTTTGCAAATAGTCTCCGTTGAAGAAACTCAACCATTGACCTCTGCATAACTTGCAATACGCCAACCACCAAAGTGGCTATCAGAACCAAAGAAATAAGTAAAATGATGGAATTGAAAACTACCCCTGCTGAAATCAATTCTATGACTGCTTGTATACCGACTGGCAATGCCAAACTAATCACAGAGATAAGTACCCCGTAAAACATGATGAGTACAAAATCTTTACTTTCGGACTCAAATAATCTGAAAAGGCGAGATACAGGACCTACTACTCTTGTAGTAAGATTGTCATCACTACTGACCAATGGATGCATAGATAATGGAACAGAAAAGAAAATCTGTCCCTCTTCATTCTTTGCTAAATGGTCAAGTTGATCGGGTTGTACTTTTGTCTTTTTTTCTTCCTTACCGTGATAGCTGTACACCGTAATGTTTTCCTCTTTCTCATCTCTGAGTAGAACTACAGGAATAAGCGTAGAGGTTTGTAGAAATGCTAAAACAGGGTGATTAGCTTCTAGCAGATAAGCCGTAAATTCATCGGGGGCGAGATCCTTACGCACTAAGGTCATCTCTATCTTATTCGCTTTATCGTTTAATCCTTCGATAAAGGTTTGCCCATTCTCTCCAAAATTTTGGTTGTCACCATATTCATCTTGAAGATTAAATAATTTGTACTTATGCTTGATAAGTAAGGCTAATCGTTTACAAATGGGTATAAATTGGGTTGAATCCATAGAGTCTACTAATGCTCGAAAAAAGAATCACTTCGAGAAAACTAGACTTCTAATTCTGTTACAGGGTCCCAAAACAGCTCTTTAAACTTGAGCACTTTATTCGATTTCACCTCAATTCCTTCTGCCTCTAGTAACACTTTCATTTGTTCACCGCCAAAATGAGCTGCTCCAGAAAGCATTCCCACTCTATTCACAACTCGATGTGCAGGAACGTCGGCTTTCATGTTAGACTGATTTAATGCCCAACCTACAACCCTTGCACCTCTTGCTGTTCCTAGATACTTAGCGATGGCTCCGTAAGTTGTCACTCTTCCCTCTGGAATAAGTTTTGTTACCTCCCACACCTGTTCAAAGAAGTCCATATTCTCGCTTCCAATTTAAATGA
Coding sequences within:
- a CDS encoding putative porin, which translates into the protein MKSPKLLLLFLLILYSQALKAQIELSSDSTSFWGYPVLEFEVTNNLTFQGEVGLRAEYMLNERFAKNDETQNDTHRFRERVRLRFGAEYHPKKWFTAGFRFSTGQSTYPPSGWSSFSDDFNRDPVSLDRVYFNLDLEKFQLRLGSNSNPIFRPTELVWDGDVQVSGIAEVFKLGHWELIAGQFMLVELRDLFPQEISGSTLYAHGINYDIKRNGELRFGVFHYYYNKPDAIAVGIENGVLDADFKTNRLSPTDSTSFFSNYNSVGASFYWRHNKWRVVAEGVVNLAAKKDASLGDAYADKENVGAGFLVRYGRLKEDKDWSVELGYFYIESDATIAAFNSDDLQQTNVHSIPVWFRYKVLGNTVIVWDTYFQKRIDSSPQLFVSGGVQHDENALKVRSRLTLQVGF
- a CDS encoding TolC family protein produces the protein MSRIKLLIYRFIYTLLFVAIGFTSVFAQEEDIHVSIEEVFQMVVQYHPIGKQANLELEKAKWKGMKLRGFLDPKLKASLSEKAFNDKTLYQKSGAYIELPSGFEGLKFKMGLEQNDGSKLNSELTTNDGGGWSFVGIEVPLGRKEMADKRSWIQKEATLLQSLSEVQKTKKVNKLLWTVAKNYVEWHYAWNANKLLVKAYDLALFRHQSIIARINQGALAAIDSVESGIIVQQREIDKDNAAIVLHNARLRMSQHLWNEDENPIILAEKAYPQQVSLDQISPEVLEKLKSYIQTNHPFLLENEVMLSQEQLQRKILKQQFKPYFSVSYKYMYPFGEQESWYFNSLQENYNWGVKLTMPLFLRKERAALKLNTVAIDKLELKKQFLDRQLLVDLELSITNFKNYRALHRQQMKMVGNYERLRQAEIQKFNQGNSTVFYVNVREGKLIDAELKALQLSLKGMKEMVDMYGKAGMLTYFGIE
- a CDS encoding HlyD family secretion protein, with amino-acid sequence MLELSPESPLERREKEAINKQYLSLKTLYSPASIKLLSYWLMGVCILAFIVLFLPWQQNIRAMGELTALSPQDRPQIIPSPIDGRVDKWLVQEGSYVEEGEVLVVVSEIKDKFFDPKLIQRKEEVIGAKEDAIKAKKKKIDIYNQQIQLLRNGLALKLRQNENKILQQTFKVESDSLAWMAGIVDFENAERQYYSNQILYDSGLVPLTYLEASKSKRMKAEAKILVQQKKLDVSRNERKILGLENNAIQVSVLDKIAKIESEQTAAIAEMAEAEGSLIKLRNELSNLKIRAEYKNVRAPQNGYIINAKKSGVGETVKLGSPLLTFMPDKPSLAVALEVDAKDVPFIGKNRHVRLQFEGWPAMQFDGRPDIAVGTFGGEIKVIDSVIGKNGKFRVLVTPDPLEMNEAWPSELRMGLGVKAWILLDEVPTWFEIWRQLNGFPPKQKSKDEAPKMAKKG
- a CDS encoding peptidase domain-containing ABC transporter, which encodes MDSTQFIPICKRLALLIKHKYKLFNLQDEYGDNQNFGENGQTFIEGLNDKANKIEMTLVRKDLAPDEFTAYLLEANHPVLAFLQTSTLIPVVLLRDEKEENITVYSYHGKEEKKTKVQPDQLDHLAKNEEGQIFFSVPLSMHPLVSSDDNLTTRVVGPVSRLFRLFESESKDFVLIMFYGVLISVISLALPVGIQAVIELISAGVVFNSIILLISLVLIATLVVGVLQVMQRSMVEFLQRRLFAKAAFEMSFRLPRVKMESLVGESAPELMNRFFDVLTIQKGLPKLLMEMTGAALQIIFGLMLLSFYHPTFILLTVFLISGVIILLLFTGPQGLRAKLITSKYKYKVVHWLEEVARTLYVFKLAGHSNLSVERMDNFVNNYLFYRKKYFSKIIQQFFSVVLFRTLITGGLLVVGSWLVIERKITLGQFVATEIIIILVLNALEKLVAGADTVYDMLTAVEKIGQVTDLPLEKRGGVSLPKGDVNGAFYEISNLNYKYPNSKSYVLKDINLSIKSGERISVAGYNGAGKNTLAKVLSGMVDSFEGNIIINNTSVRDINLSHLRDNVSKNVVEDNVFDGTIMENISMGRTRVSYQDVIWALECVDLDKYVNALPKGLLSQMLATEKRHSAGVAKRITLARSIAERPQMLILNDIFQDMCKHDKLKVLGKIMDRENPWTMMCITNDPLIFSLSDRILFMQDGKIVGQGSYEEMLQNPIFREAQSEWVLQNTEKNTQFKPQSNN
- a CDS encoding MGMT family protein codes for the protein MDFFEQVWEVTKLIPEGRVTTYGAIAKYLGTARGARVVGWALNQSNMKADVPAHRVVNRVGMLSGAAHFGGEQMKVLLEAEGIEVKSNKVLKFKELFWDPVTELEV